TTTGAGGTGTGGACAATCTTAACTCGGGGGAAGCAACCTAGTGCATTCAATTGCTTGACTATGGAGAAAGTAGCTGTGATGATGGACTGACTGGCAACAATGCTTGCAAGGGTAGCAATGACAAAAATAGGCCAATATACATTATCTGCATGAAAGCAATGAGCAGCAGTTCTGAAAATGGATATAACTTCATCATCTATCCCAAGAACAATCTCATTCAAAAGTGAAATAAAGAACTAACCAGGTATTGAATTATAAAAGCTGTCTGGAATAGAAGCAAGATTTTTGGACAGGAAAGCAGCCTGACCCATATACTGTACCACCAAGCAAGGATATACAAGAAATGAAAAGGCAATCTGCAAAGGAAAAAGACTTTCAGATTGACATGGTGCAAGTTCTAGAAAACCAACTAATCAACTACTACATTGAAAGATGACGCAAAAAAAGAACCATTATTGGCAATTAAATCTGCTCAGTCAAAAGGATAATCAGCCTAGGGGGTCCCATTTCACAAAGTATACAATTTTGGCTGCACTTTGGGAAAGTAATTAATACTGTTcctttcaacaaaaaaaatccaTGCTTAACACAAAAGTTGCTTCAAAGAGTTTCAAAATTCTCTCCACTTATTGTCATCTGAAGTCCTCTCTGATTAAAACAAATTCATTATCTAAATCCATGTAAACCTTGTTGTTTGCTAAAAATGGATCTTTCACATTTTCAAACTGTTACAACAATATTTATCGAATTTGGAAAGAGTCAGAAGAAATGGTTTGAGCCACTTATTTGATTCCTCGAACCTTTTGCTCTGGCTACTATGATGTTTCACTTAGCAAGGTTGTCTCTTGCCTGCACATAGATTCGGTAGCAGTTCGAAAAGTTGCCCTATTCAGGAATCTCTGTTCAACTTAAATATTCACTATTAAAATGCAACCAGAAACCTTCTTGCTTGTTGCTTCCCAACCCAATTATTTTTGTCCTAGTGCTCAGGATTTGACACTAAAGACATACATGCTGGGATAAATTAAGTAAGAGCACACCAGTTTCCTGAAGCTGCAAACAGGCTGACTTACCCTCATTGAGCAGGAAGTGAAGTGACCAAGATCTGCAAACATAGCTTCCGTACCTGATGATGGAAaatgaattacaaaaaaatgatttttaaattctGAAGGACATGCTATCTAATCCTTGTTTAACTAACTAGTAAGTATCTGCATGAACAACTGCACCTAATTCAAGGACTACTTCTTTATCTTGGATAAAAGAGTTGATATCTTTGATGTACCTGCAACAGATAGGAGGACACCACCAAGAGAAAACCATCCTTGTTTTCTTGTTTCCCTAAAAAACTTGATGATATAATAGGGAGAAAGAGCATGCACAATCTTGGGATTCCAAATTATAATGTTGTAGAGCCCAATCGCAAAAATCGATATCAACCAAATGATTACTATCGGTGCAAACAAAAAGCCAACCCTATGGGTCCCAGAATGCTGTAGAGCAAACAGACCAACCAATATCAGGCAAGAAAGCTCCAGCACTTCACCTAGATGAAAAACAATTTAATGATCAATGCCTTGGATGGAAGTCACATAAGAGCAACATtaaagtgataaaatatttaccCAAAGAGGTAAATCTAAATAAATCTACCGTGAGATAGGTGTTCTGCAGCAGCCTTGATTCCTGACATGGCCGATATAACTGCCACATCAAAATAATtccaaataaataaacatactaAATTGACAAAATTAATACAAAAGTTCTGATTGCATTTCTGCACTAACATAGGCTTAGCAAGGTAGCAAATATGTCATGCTAAAATTTAATATGTTGTCTATCATTCTTCAACTGAGGAAGGAAACAATTTCATAAAACCAAAATAATTattctaaatttatttttcctttttttgggaTAAACTGATAGCTTTTGAATTACAAACGCACACCAGCTAACGCCACATACAAGAAAGCAACTACTGTTAGAATTATCAACCTGACATTGCAGGCGTTATAATACCATCACCAATGACCATGCAAGCCCCCAACAATACAATAATGAGTAAAACAGTACGCGACTTCTTGTGTTTCTCAAGAAATCTCTTTAACGCTGAACACGATGTGGACTGCCCAGCAAAGCCATATCTGTAAGCAGATAGCTCCTCATCAGCTGTTTGTTGGTTGGAAAGTAGACTGAATTTTGCATGTCTACAGAGTAGAGAGTAAAGAGCAAATGTACCACCTGGTAACATTCAAGTATAATTGATCAACACAATCAGGTTCCACAAGTATTATTGGATTCACAGCCTTCTCTTTAACATACCTTCGCCATTATCATCAGCACTCAGTACAATAAGTACATATTTGATCAAAGGAATAAGAGTTATTGTCCAGAAGACCAACGAAAATGCACCAAATATTGTTTCTGGAGTCTGATAATCGTGCAACTTCCCCACGAATATACTCTTATAGACATAAAGTGGTGAAGTGCTCAAATCTCCGTACACCACCCCAAGACTCTGGTATGCCAACAGTAGATTTCTGGAAATATCCACCAAAAGGAACTGCAAGGCCAAATATAAGAGCCTAGCTGGTTTCATACATAATCAGTAGGTAAATAAATGAACTTGACAAATGGGAActttaaatttatgaattctagaagaaaagaagaaactaAACTTTTCTGTTAAATGAATAGTAACGTGTATTATCTGCTGCACAAATTTCAGACTACGTGATTTCAGTCACAATGTACCCGAagcttgaaattttctttttttctgaaATCTCCTTATTTTGATGAATAAACCTACGCATGGGAATCTGCTAGTTTTTGGTCGCTGTAATATCTGCATAACTTATGTGGGAGTCTGTTAATTGCTTTACACAAGATAGACTGTGGAATGAAATACTTGCATTAATAGACCCAGagaattcttatttttttcatttgtgcAAGGGAAGTGGAGTGAAGGGCTTTTGCAACTAAGGTTATTTATATTTCCCTCCAATGGGAAAAAAACAAGTGGTTTGCTGCTACATTGTCACTTGATTGGCGATGGTGCAATGAGCATTTGCAGGAACAATTTGTTGACCTCCATTATACAGTGCAATATTTTACTTGTACCACATATCCTATCAGTGTAACTTAAGATGAAAGCGAAGCAAAAgtgaaaaagaaatattatccACCTTTGGCGCCAACttcctttttttcctttctaattGGGGTTGTTCAACTTGTTCCTCTTGTCCAACTGTAATGATCGATTCCTGGGCCCCACCTGCAGACGTCGGAGGTGGTTGCTCCACTTTATGTTGCGTGTGCTCGACATCACCTTGATACATCTATTTACCTGCCATTTGTTACAAATAATCCATGTTAGAAGAGATAtgtcaaaaaagaaagaagttaAGCAGCCAAGGGCATAACCAAGCCCCCCCCCCTCCCTCACAAGACACATCTTGCACCTATGAGTCCCTATAATTATCCAAGAAGACACTTTTATCAAAATGTACAAAATAAGCTGTCACGGAACAGCAAATGGTAAGCACCAGCAGAACTATCTTATCTAATGATTTCTAAGCACTTCTAAttcataattaattaggagAAATAGCAGAATTGAAATGAATGATGTAGATGCTTAGTGATCACAAGCATCAAAAAGTGTTGTCTTGTAAAACCATAGTACCAGACTGGATACCAACAATCTCAGTTTGATGCAAAGCAACTAAAACCCTCATACGGTAAACCGAAAATCCCTCTCTAACCAAAAAGCATACATGATACACAAGAAACAGATACCTAGAGTAATCAGTTGAAACATAAATAAGTAAACTTCTCAGACTTGATTACAAGAGCCAAGAAAAGAGGTAGGAAGAAGAttatcatgtcaaacttgttgAAATGGTAGAGAGGGAACATGCAAGGCATATAGCCCTAGAAGTGGCAGAATCTTCTCATTCATACATACACCAACTGGTAGCAAAGATAATGCTCAAAAAGGAAATACAAGTCACCTTCTTTGacaaatactctattcatctcaAAATGCAGTTTCTTGCCATtcaaaaatatacaaacaaCAACATGGCCATTAAGTGCCATTTGCAATTCACCAAAGCTCAATGAATCTTCTATTTTACTAAGCTCATAAAAAagacttttttctttctttcttttttccttgaAAAGGGTTGAGGGAGTCACAAAGCAGCAACCAAAGTTCCCTCAAAGTACAAATAAAACGTAATCTGAATGTCTTGATCAAATGATGGGAACTAGCCAACTTCCTTGTTTTGTTTAATAACCTGGTGCCCGACCCAACTTGCGTGCAACTCAACTAATTCCACATAATACCTGTCACCTACCACTAGTAACAGTTACCAGATAACTCTATCCACCAAGTCTAGGACAGATgaaaaagaaatcacctagtgtatTTATCGCAGATTTTAGCCAACTTCCTTTTTTTCAagtctttttcattttaatcATCAAATTATCTTTCCTAAATCAATAGcacaacaaacaaacaaacaacatTGCATCTCAATCACAATCCCAAAAGAACCTAGTACATCAGAACCAATTTCCTTTGGCTCAaaccctatatatatgttaaaaTAATCATCAAATTAGTACAAAAAAATCGTGAACTCGAATCTCTAAAGTTCAAATCCTAGATAAGCATCATCCCCAAACCATTTCAATACCCAATCCATTCCACTTGTGGACACATATTATTCATCATAAATTATGTAAGTAGTAATTTTACTTGCACcttaataacaataaaatcaCAAACTAATCAAAATGGGGATTCAGAAAAAAAAGATGCACCAATGAAACCAATTACCAAGTTGTGAAACCAATAAAAAGTCCACAGTGAAGTGTAATTTTCCAGCAACGTCGCGATGACGTAAGCGGGTTACGGTGGGTGTATTGAGATGTAAAATTGGAGAAGATAGTGATGGTGTTACTACTACTAATAGGGTGGGTGGTCAAGATTAAGCCTtgttcttctcctcctcctccttcgtCCATGATTGGTAATCTTCTGCTACACTTGGCTCCTTCTACTTGGTCTGCCATTCTCTCATTCTTGCCAGAAAAAATCATGGCCATTAATTACTCTTAGCTTTTGAGGTtttcatacaaaaaaaaaacttttttattATAACTACTTTATTTGTGCCAAAATATTTCTCTTTGCTTTTTCATTTAGAGCTCTTTTACTATATTGTTCGGATgattgttagtttaaatataatGTTTGTTGTAAttgatatttgaattttattaaatttattgttaggtaatgatgaaaaatattcattttgtataACCGTCGATTTGGTGTAATCGCATTGTTACtttaatcaacaacaacaataacagacccagtataatcccaccatgtgggatctggagagggtagagtgtatgcagacctaacccccatcTTGAAAGGTatggcggctgtttccgaaagaccctcggcttaagagagaagaacaagagaggaaaaataagaaaaacaagacataggtcagtagagccaagcatatcgaaaataatataaaaatatgaataatgagagcgagaAAGTCAGGTAGGAAAGACCGAAAAGAAAgaagcattaactactatagataaatatgatacccaaagtaaaccggaccaacaaatataagcagtaatcaaatgcagaaatcaaatgttaataaacaaatgaacaaaactacgactactatggagcAAAACAAACCGCATTGTtactttaatattttctttttattttgtgttttacttattatttaataattatagtTTATCTTTTACACTACATTTTAATAGTAGCTCTAGTTCGTACCCTATTTTTCTTATAGgtttattattaatatcatgaaTGTGTGACATTATGAAACGATGAAGAACCATACAATATGTCAAAATACtgtattcattaaaacaatacaatacaacacaatacaatataatacgATACGTTATGAAGCAAtaggtaacaaccatccaaacaaagtgtaGGAAAATACCCtggaaaaaatagatttttctttttaattaatttataaattaagagagttttattagtattttgtccatctcaatttatatgatgtgatttacttgacacAGAATTTAAGAAAGAATTTTGAAACTTGTAATTTTAAATAAGTCAAAGGTGCTTGTGGTTATAAATCATTTTGCTAAGGG
The genomic region above belongs to Solanum dulcamara chromosome 5, daSolDulc1.2, whole genome shotgun sequence and contains:
- the LOC129889002 gene encoding potassium transporter 4-like, which translates into the protein MYQGDVEHTQHKVEQPPPTSAGGAQESIITVGQEEQVEQPQLERKKRKLAPKFLLVDISRNLLLAYQSLGVVYGDLSTSPLYVYKSIFVGKLHDYQTPETIFGAFSLVFWTITLIPLIKYVLIVLSADDNGEGGTFALYSLLCRHAKFSLLSNQQTADEELSAYRYGFAGQSTSCSALKRFLEKHKKSRTVLLIIVLLGACMVIGDGIITPAMSVISAMSGIKAAAEHLSHGEVLELSCLILVGLFALQHSGTHRVGFLFAPIVIIWLISIFAIGLYNIIIWNPKIVHALSPYYIIKFFRETRKQGWFSLGGVLLSVAGTEAMFADLGHFTSCSMRIAFSFLVYPCLVVQYMGQAAFLSKNLASIPDSFYNSIPDNVYWPIFVIATLASIVASQSIITATFSIVKQLNALGCFPRVKIVHTSKHVKGQIYIAEINWILMILTLSVAVGFQDTILMGNAYGLACMTSMFITTFLTTLVMIFVWQRNIVLATCFLLFFWFIEGVYLSSAFTKVPEGGWVSLVLAFVFLAVMFVWQYGTRKKYKFDLQNKVPLKWLLGMGPSLGIVRVPGVGLVYSELATGVPAIFSHFLTNLPAFHSVLVFLCVKSVPVPYVSPEERFLIGRICPRPYRMYRCIVRYGYKDIQRDDGDFEDLLIQSIAEFIQMEAVEPQLSSSETPSLDGRMAVISKKSIQSTPTLIVSEDFGMRDSIQSSKSLTLQSLRSAYADENPQIRRRRVRFQLPENPGMDPAVKDELEDLIRAKEAGVAYIMGHSYVKARRSSSFLKKFAIDIGYSFLRKNCRGPSVVLNIPQISLIEVGMIYHV